A genomic stretch from Rhodothermales bacterium includes:
- the pstC gene encoding phosphate ABC transporter permease subunit PstC → MSDSETSRIGLDQIDRRNIAWYVDRAVQSLVFLGGVSAIVFIVGIFVFITKEGLGFITSRFDFMEFFTSMRWTPTSENNPTYGALALIVGTASVTGTAMLVAIPFSLGAAIYIGEFATGRVRESLKIFVELLAAIPSVVWGFIGLSIMNKLIIDLFDVAVGLNVLNAGVILGLMAAPIMTTIAEDALKAVPDDFRQAAEAMGATRWQVIFKVVLPAAKSGLVSAVLLGVGRGFGETMAVLMASGHAINIPSSVFDSVRALTATIAAELGETAVGSEHYGALFTLGIFLFLITFIINLTADLVVRGVRKQ, encoded by the coding sequence ATGTCTGATTCGGAGACGTCGCGGATCGGTCTTGACCAGATTGACCGGCGCAACATTGCGTGGTATGTGGACCGTGCGGTTCAGTCGCTCGTCTTTCTCGGAGGAGTGTCGGCGATTGTGTTCATCGTGGGCATCTTCGTGTTCATCACGAAAGAGGGCCTCGGTTTTATCACGTCGCGCTTCGACTTCATGGAGTTCTTCACGTCGATGCGCTGGACACCGACGTCCGAAAACAACCCCACCTACGGCGCACTCGCACTCATCGTCGGAACAGCAAGCGTGACGGGTACGGCGATGCTTGTAGCCATTCCTTTCTCTCTGGGCGCGGCGATTTATATCGGAGAGTTTGCGACCGGACGGGTTCGTGAGAGCCTGAAGATATTCGTCGAGCTCCTGGCCGCGATTCCGTCGGTGGTCTGGGGTTTCATCGGCCTCAGCATAATGAACAAGCTGATCATCGACCTCTTCGACGTGGCCGTCGGACTGAATGTGCTGAATGCCGGCGTCATACTCGGACTGATGGCGGCGCCAATCATGACAACGATCGCCGAGGATGCACTGAAGGCGGTCCCGGACGATTTCCGTCAGGCAGCTGAAGCCATGGGCGCCACTCGCTGGCAAGTGATCTTCAAGGTTGTGCTACCGGCCGCGAAGTCGGGACTCGTTTCGGCCGTTCTTCTGGGCGTCGGGCGCGGCTTCGGTGAAACCATGGCCGTGCTGATGGCGAGTGGTCACGCCATCAACATCCCGTCCAGTGTCTTTGACTCCGTCAGGGCCCTGACCGCAACGATCGCTGCCGAACTTGGCGAAACCGCTGTGGGCTCCGAGCACTACGGCGCGCTCTTTACGCTCGGGATATTCCTGTTCCTGATCACATTCATCATCAATCTGACCGCAGATCTGGTCGTGCGGGGTGTCAGGAAGCAATGA